Genomic DNA from Enterococcus saigonensis:
GAACGCCAAAGTCTACTTTATTATCCGGATTGTCTCCGTTTGGTGTCAAAGTTGTTTGACCATTCATCGGATACCATTTTTCCGGCGTGAAATCTTTATCTTCTGTATTGATACGCACTTGATAATGGATCTGAATTTCTTGATCTTTGCCTAAGTTCAACTCAGTAGTGGTCACTTTACCATTCGACTGGTTTACGGTCGGTAAATTCGTTACAGCACTATCCCCTGTACTGATGCTCTTCACAGTTGGAGTGCCTTCATAAGAGAACTGATCACCCAAAGGATCATTGATCGAACCATTGACTATGGTGTTGAAAGATTTCACTACATTTTTAGCTTCTTCATTCAAATAATCAGAAACATCGTCTGTTGTTTCAGCATCTTTGTATTTACCCGGTGTAGCGATAAGACTTGCTCTATCGCGAACTTGTTGTTCAGTTAAAAAATTTCCATCCTTACTCAGCTGAATTCCCAGCGTGTGGATAGTTAAGCCCGCATCTTTGGCGATTTTAGCTGCTCCTAATGTGGCCGGCCAAGTACTATCAATATTTGTTCTATTTCCCCAAGAACCAACCTCATAACTACGATTGAGTTTAGAGGTAGTGCCTGGTTCATCCAATCCATTACCAAATTCAGTAGCATAGGTAGTCCCATCAATCGTTTGCGCAGCGGTTACCTTCTTAGAAAAAGTAGGAACCCCATCGGTCAATACGATCATCATTTTGTTTTCATTGGAGCTTCCCGCAAGCATCTGCTGACCTTGCTCGATCCCGATTTGAGTGTAAGTGCCTCCTGTAAATTTTGGTTTTAAAGTATCATTGATTGCATTTATATGACTAGTATCCGAAACTTTACCTATCGGTACAGTAAGATAACCGTTAGCCCCTGTTACATATCCTGGACTAGAAAATCCGACTAAACCAACATTGACGTAATCCCCAATGCCTGCGTCTTTAATGGTTTGCAAGAAATTTTTCACACCATTTCTGGCTGCACCAGCACGATCATTCCAGCCGTTACTTTGACTCGATTCCATACTTCCTGACATATCCACTACCAAAACAATATCAACTGGTTTGATATCTTGTTGCTCATTACCTTTTACATTCAAATATACATCGTAAAGCCCTGGTTTACTCGTTTCTTTGGCATACTTCCGAATGGCAAAATCTGTTTGTTTTTCACCATACTGGATATAAGAATGTGTTGTGTCTGATGGATCGCCATTCCAGCTAGTTACACCATCCCAAGTGGCAAAGTTGCGTTCCTTGTTCCCTTGGTGGTTGATCACATTTGTTTGCCCAGCTGGTTGCCAGCTATTAGTCGGATAAGTTCCTTTTGTGGCATCTGTCGTATATTCTGGCGCAATATTGCTGTAATTAATGGAAGAAAATGCACTTATTCCACTAAGATATTCAAGATTGCTAGCGCCCACTGTTGCCGGCGAGGCATTTATCTCAGACGACGTTGCTTCACTGGCTTCTTCCGTTTGTGTCGTCGTTTCGGTCGCTTGGCTACTAGTGGTTTCTTCAGCTGTTGTCTGAGAAGTAGCACTTACTTCTGTCGTTTTTTGTGTAGCCACTGCTGGTAATTTCAACGCATGCGGACCTTCTACCGCACTAGTCAAAATATTCTTGTTAATAGTGACAGCTTGTGTTTCATCCGTTTTTGTTGCATCGGCTTGAATTTCAAGAGCTACCTTGGAGACATTTAGCACCGTTGTAAATGAAAGAGAACCCTGCGATTGTTTCGAAAAATCTTTTTCCGCAAACCATTGGTCATCATTAGTAGCAAAACTGGCATCTTCATTAAAAGCTATTGCTTCTCCATCAGCCGTCACTTTGAATTTCAGTGCTTGATCATTGCCATCACTTGCGACATCTTTTTCATACTGTAATTTCCAATTTAAAGAATTTCCATCTGATGAAACAGAGGAACTGACTTTTAAACCTGATTGATCTACGATTTTATCCGGCTGAGTTTCTATAGCCTGTGCGATACTCGAATAAGCAGTCAAGATTTGCGGGATAAAGCCCATCAAAATAGCAACCATCATAAACCAGACCGATTTTTTCTTCTTCATTTCTTCCCTCCTCTAAAAAACATGATATCTATTCTTAAACAAAATTTAAATAGTACTACCTAAGATTTGATACTTCCATCTAAATTATAAACAATTTATAGCGCTAATACTAATGTTATGCTTGCATTGCTTCCAAACGTTTTTTCTTGACTTCAATAAACAATGAGTCTTGCTTTTTTCATAGACGGTATCATCGGCACGTTGGTAAAAAGCTTAGACGACGCATTCTTTGTCTTTTGGCAATTGAGAAAATACTGTATAAAAATTTTTTGAATGCTTTTTTATGATGGCTTCACAGTATAAAAATCATTATCGTATTCATCAAAGACGCTTAATCATTTAACGATCATCTTTTAACAACTCCTCCACAGCTAACTTAGCACTTAGGATCACGATTGGGACACCCGATCCCGGATAAATACTTCTGCATAATCAAATTTATTAAATAATGGCTTTGCGCCAAGGCTAGTTTTAAACCAAATGTCGTACATTTGTAAGCATTGAACCGATCATTAAGAGTATCTGCCGTATACATTTTTTCATACACCATGTGTTCATCGATATCCATAAAGATGTTCGTTTTTTCTTTCAGTAAACCAATGATCTGCTGACGGTAGCTTTGGATCGTTTCATCAGTTCACTGATAAAATTTAGATAATTCAGGCACTAAGACCTAAATATAAGAACCTTCTTGTCCATTAGGTAATAAGGAAACATCTTTCAAGATTGGTCAATACAAGTAGAAGGAGGAACAGGCTGGTAATTTACTAGCCTCGAAGAGATCATATACATTAAGTTCGAAATCATTGACAAAACAAATGCTGTCGAGTCCACAATCATCATATTTTTTTCCATCCTAAATAAAATAAGAAACAATAATAATCTATTGAAGCGATTTTTTGATTGGTATATTTTATATATTCTTAATTGTCAAATTAAGTTAGACAAATCATCAATACTTACGTAACTCAAAAATACTTCCAAAGGTGTTCGATAATTCAGTGATTTTCTAGGAATATTATTTCGTTTCGATGCGACAGATTGAATAAAAGATTCATCTACTGAATTGAAATCCATAGATTTCAATAAACCATCTCTACGTAACAATCCGTTAGAATTCTCGTTTAGGCCTCTTTGAGACGGCGTTCCTGGATCAGCGAAATAAATGGCAATATCATTGGCATTACTGATCTGTTTCCAATTTGAAAATTCCTTTCCACAATCAAAAGTGATGGATTTGAATAGATTTTTCGGTACAGATTCAAACCAATGATTTAATTTGTTTTCAATATCAATCGCTTGTCTACCACACGGTTGCAATGTGATGATAACTTTTGATAATCGTTCAACTAAGGTAATTACAGCACTTTTATGTTTCAAACCTACGATAGTGTCACCTTCAAGGTGACCAAACTCATTATGTCCTTGTTTCAGCAATATTTTCGTCGCTCGTTTACTGCGCATCCCAGATTGGCACACTACGTAGACTTGACCCTTCGGGGTATAGGTAGAAACTTTAGCCAATGGAATATTTTTTGCACCTGGAATATGACCAATTTTGAATTCA
This window encodes:
- a CDS encoding SpaA isopeptide-forming pilin-related protein, with translation MKKKKSVWFMMVAILMGFIPQILTAYSSIAQAIETQPDKIVDQSGLKVSSSVSSDGNSLNWKLQYEKDVASDGNDQALKFKVTADGEAIAFNEDASFATNDDQWFAEKDFSKQSQGSLSFTTVLNVSKVALEIQADATKTDETQAVTINKNILTSAVEGPHALKLPAVATQKTTEVSATSQTTAEETTSSQATETTTQTEEASEATSSEINASPATVGASNLEYLSGISAFSSINYSNIAPEYTTDATKGTYPTNSWQPAGQTNVINHQGNKERNFATWDGVTSWNGDPSDTTHSYIQYGEKQTDFAIRKYAKETSKPGLYDVYLNVKGNEQQDIKPVDIVLVVDMSGSMESSQSNGWNDRAGAARNGVKNFLQTIKDAGIGDYVNVGLVGFSSPGYVTGANGYLTVPIGKVSDTSHINAINDTLKPKFTGGTYTQIGIEQGQQMLAGSSNENKMMIVLTDGVPTFSKKVTAAQTIDGTTYATEFGNGLDEPGTTSKLNRSYEVGSWGNRTNIDSTWPATLGAAKIAKDAGLTIHTLGIQLSKDGNFLTEQQVRDRASLIATPGKYKDAETTDDVSDYLNEEAKNVVKSFNTIVNGSINDPLGDQFSYEGTPTVKSISTGDSAVTNLPTVNQSNGKVTTTELNLGKDQEIQIHYQVRINTEDKDFTPEKWYPMNGQTTLTPNGDNPDNKVDFGVPSAKAPGVKLDLKKIWEEYDKDTSKRPDSLNFTLNRKDTTESNSWKQGFIRLSKSDVATDTNVWEKTNIEKVAETQGATESLWLPQFNNKGNDFAYSFEEATVNGYESSSNAATTIWTNKKIYTPLALEITKISDQGKTPLKGAVFKLSGGSLPNAGVELKDNGDGTYTLSDDKYKLQLNTEYTLTEVTPPAGHTATTTSWKVNVSAEGKVTINDAVTGIEIKDNTIKYTIENEFTKRPLLVEKYNKDSGKTLDGAKFTLKQYDDKWTNDGKVVGDDLIGNDAKSFASLAPGYYSLEETKVPTGYKKDDTVFKFQIDSAGKLLDENGKEITANSKPTTDGFYLTSDNKIVLIKYNELRDFDFSILKKNSQSNKPLADTEFSLATKEDSNTILATLKTNDEGTGQFLDASGNHYGVRPGTYVIKETKAPEGFVLLEGTFEVTINADGTVGNVTYDGKDLDKDAIKVNLKDEDNNVIELTVANTPKGQLPATGGSGIQTFIIVALALVTAAGALTICYFYRNRKELN
- a CDS encoding IS30 family transposase, which codes for MRRKNMFFKKTPTISTTELENKLSEKPQIIDVREPHEFKIGHIPGAKNIPLAKVSTYTPKGQVYVVCQSGMRSKRATKILLKQGHNEFGHLEGDTIVGLKHKSAVITLVERLSKVIITLQPCGRQAIDIENKLNHWFESVPKNLFKSITFDCGKEFSNWKQISNANDIAIYFADPGTPSQRGLNENSNGLLRRDGLLKSMDFNSVDESFIQSVASKRNNIPRKSLNYRTPLEVFLSYVSIDDLSNLI